CGTGTTCTTCTTGCCGTTGAGGCGTGCCACGCGGCGAAGCCGCATGTTGGGCCAGCCAAGCCGATGCTGCCAGGGTCCTCGGGGGTCCCCGGACCCGGGTCCCTCGTCAGACCCTCGCGCCCAGGGTGGCATCCTGCCCCCACCTGCGGCGGGAAAGCCAATCCGGCACCCGTAGGAGTCGTGAGAACACCCTTGGGAGTCACACGAAAAGAGGGTCTGCCGGCCAGGGCCTGCCGTCCGGCTCCAGCCGCAGACTCCGGCCAGCCACGATAGGGCGCCCCACTGACAGCGTCGGCCGCGACGCGCCGGGTCCCGGCGCGTCGTGGCGATCATCACGCCCGGGAACCGCCGTCCCCGAACGTCCGTTCCGACTGATGCGTGCCGTTTGTCAGACTCCGGCGGCGGAGCCGGCCGTCGCGCTCGCACCGGCCGCCTTGGCGGCCTCCCGGACGGCTCCGGCGACGGCCCCGGCGACCTTGTCGTTGAAGACGCTGGGGACGATGTAGTTCGGGTTCAGCTCGCCCTCGGTGACGACATCGGCCAGCGCCTGGGCGGCGGCGAGCATCATCTCGGTGTTGACGGTGCGCGACTGCGCGTCCAGCAGGCCGCGGAAGACACCCGGGAAGACCAGCACGTTGTTGATCTGGTTGGGGAAGTCGGAGCGGCCGGTGGCCACCACCGCGGCCGTCCGGCGGGCGACCGCCGGGTCGACCTCCGGGTCCGGGTTCGCGAGCGCGAACACGATCGCCCCGTCGGCCATGGCGGCCACATCGGCGCCGTCGAGCACGTTGGGCGCCGACACGCCGATGAAGACGTCCGCGCCGCGCACGGCCTCCTTCAGGGTGCCGGTGAGGTTCTCCGGGTTGGTGTTGTCGGCGATCCAGCGCAGCGCCGACTCGGGGGCCGCGTCGACCAGGTCCTCGCGGCCCGCGTGCACCACGCCGTGGATGTCGGCGACGACGGCGTTCTTCACACCCGCGGCGAGCAGCAGCTTGAGGATGGCGGTGCCGGCCGCGCCGGCGCCCGACATCACGACCCGGACGTTCTCGATCGGCTTGTCCACCACGCGCAGGGCGTTGGTGAGCGCGGCGAGCACGACGATCGCGGTGCCGTGCTGGTCGTCGTGGAAGACCGGGATGTCCAGGGCCTCGCGCAGCCGGGCCTCGATCTCGAAGCAGCGGGGCGCGGAGATGTCCTCCAGGTTGATGCCGGCGAACCCGGGGGCGATCGCCTTGACGATCTCGACGATGGCGTCGGTGTCCTGGGTGTCCAGGCAGATCGGCCAGGCGTCGATGCCGGCGAACCGCTTGAAGAGGGCCGCCTTGCCCTCCATGACGGGCAGCGCGGCCTTGGGGCCGATGTTGCCCAGGCCCAGCACCGCGGAGCCGTCCGTCACGACCGCAACGGAGTTGCGCTTGATGGTGAGGCGGCGGGCGTCCTCGGGGTTCTCGGCGATCGCCATGCAGACGCGGGCCACACCCGGCGTGTAGACCATGGAGAGGTCGTCACGGTTGCGGATGGGGTGCTTGGACTGCATCTCGATCTTGCCGCCGAGGTGCATCAGGAACGTACGGTCGGAGACCTTGCCGAGGGTGACGCCCTCGATGCCCCGGAGCTGCTCGACGATCTCGTCGGCGTGGCCGGTGGACGTCGCCGCGATGGTGACGTCGATACGGAGCTTCTCGTGGCCGGACGCGGTGACGTCGAGGCCCGTGACCGAGCCTCCGGAGGACTCCACAGCGGTGGTGAGCTGCGAGACTGCCGTTCCGCTCGCGGGCACCTCCAGCCGGATGGTCATCGAGTAGGAGACGCTGGGCGCCGTTGCCATGGCCGACTTCCTCTGCTTTCACCGTGTCGCGAAGTTGTGCCGTCCGATCGTCGCACCTACCCCTGAGTACGTGGTAGCCGCCCCGTATTGCGGACTTTGTGTTCACCGGGAGGCGCTGTTTTCGGAAAGTGACTTCCACCATACGAGAAGAGCAGGGGTCGCGGTAGGGGCGGACACAGCAAAAGAGGCCCACGTCACATTCGCTGTGACGTGGGCCTCCACTGAGCTTTGTGACACCGACCCGCCATGCTCGCCTCGCGGCAAGTGGTCGCTCGTAGCGACGAAGGTTGGGCCCGGGGGCTTGGATCGGGCCGGTGCCACACCAAGGCTAACAAACGGATCCGGTGAGACCATTCCTCCGGGCGAGGTTCCTTTCCTCGCTCAGTCCCGCAGCAGGTCCGGCACCCCGGACGCGTCCGGCTCGTCGCGCTCGCCGGAGACCACGGTGAGCTGCTGGGTCGCGCGGGTCAGCGCGACGTAGAGCACCCGCAGCCCGGCCGGCGACTCGTCGGCGATCTCCGCGGGCGAGACGACCAGCGACGCGTCGTACTCCAGGCCCTTGGCCTCCAGGCTGCCCAGCGCCACCACCCGGTCCCCGAGACCGGCCAGCCAGCGGCGGGCCTCCTCGCGCCGGTTCATGGCCACGACCACGCCGACGGTGCCCTCCACCCGCTCCAGCAGCCGTTCGGCCTCCGCCCGCACGGTGGCGGCCAGGGAGTCCCGGACGACGGCGAAGCGCGGCTGTACGCCCGTGGAGCGCACCGCGGAGGGCGCGCGGGAGCCGGGCATGGCCAGGGCCAGCACCCGGGCGGCCAGCTCGGCGATCTCGGCCGGGTTGCGGTAGTTCACCGTCAGCTCGAAGCGGCGGCGCGGACGGGTGCCCAGCGCCTCGTCGCGGGCCTCGGCCGCCTCGTCCGGGTCGGACCAGGAGGACTGCGCCGGGTCGCCCACCACCGTCCAGGTCGCGTGCCGGCCGCGGCGGCCCACCATGCGCCACTGGAGGGGCGTGAGGTCCTGCGCCTCGTCGACGATGACGTGCGCGTACTCGACGCGCTCCTGGGCCAGCCGCTCGGCGCGCTCGCGCTGCGACTCCTCGCGCACCGGCATCAGCTCCTCCAGGCCGGTGAGCTGGTCCAGCGGGTCCAGGTCGCGCTTCTTGCGCGGCCGGGCCGGGGTGCCGAGGATCGCCTGGAGCTCGTCGAGCAGCGCGATGTCGTGCACCGAGTACCCGTCCCGCCGCAGCGAGCGGGCGACCTTGCGCACCTCGCCCGGGTTGAGCACCCGGCGGGCCCAGCGGCCCAGGCGCCGCTCGTCGGCCATGGCGGCGAGCACCGCGCGCGGCGTCAGCTCGGGCCACCAGGCGTCGAGGAAGGCGATGAAGGAGTCCTCGTCCGTGACGTCGTCGTCGAAGGAGGAGCGCAGCTCGGCGGCCAGCTCCGGGTCGGTGTGCCGGGTACCGGCCCCGGACTTCTCCCACAGGGCGTCCAGGAGCAGCTTGCGGGCGCGCGGGCGCAGCAGGTTGACCGGGGCGGTGCCGCCGAGGGCGGTGCGCCGTACGTGCTCCAGCTCCGCGGCCTCCAGTTCGAGGCGGCGGCCGAAGGCGACCACCCGCAGCCGGGTCGGCGGCCCGGCCGGGATCTTCGCCGCCTCCGCCGCCTCTTCCGTCTCCTCCGGGTCCTCGCCGAGGGCGAGCTGTCCCGCGGGCGCGTGCGCGGGCGTGCCCGCCGAGGTCCGCGCCCCGCCGCGCGCGCCGGGGCCCAGCTCCAGCGCGCCGCGCGCCGCCTTCCGCAGCACCTTCAGCATCCGGTACGAGCCCTTGGCGCGGGCCACGGACGGCGCGTCGTACACGGTGGCCTCGACGCCGTCGACGAGCGAGCCGATCGCCCGGACGGCGACCTGGCCCTCCTCGCCGAGGGAGGGCAGCACGCCCTCGGTGTACGCCACGAGCAGCGGGGTCGGCGAGACGATGAGGATGCCGCCCGCGTACCGGCGGCGGTCCTGGTAGAGCAGGTAGGCGGCGCGGTGCAGGGCGACCGCCGTCTTGCCGGTGCCCGGACCGCCCTCGACATACGTCACCGAGGCGGCGGGCGCCCGGATGACGAGATCCTGCTCGGCCTGGATGGAGGAGACGATGTCCCGCATGCTGTGGCTGCGGGCCCGGCCGAGCGCGGCCATCAGCGCGCCGTCGCCGACGGCGGGCAGCTCGCGGCCGTCCAGCCGGGCGGTCAGCTCGGGCCGCATCAGGTCGTCCTCGACGCCGAGCACCCGCCGCCCCTTGGAGCGGATCACCCGGCGGCGCACGACCCGGCCGGGGTCGACCGGGGTGGAGCGGTAGAACGGCGCGGCGGCGGGCGCCCGCCAGTCGATGACCAGCGGGGAGTAGTCCTCGTCCAGGACGCCGATGCGGCCGATGTGCAGGGTCTCGGCGATGTCGGCGGTGTTGTCCTCGCGCACCGCGCCCTCGGCCGGTTCCACGGCGGTGTAGGCGCCGTCCGGGCCCTTCTTGCCGTCCTTGCCCGGCAGCAGGTCGATGCGGCCGAAGAGGAAGTCCTCGAACTCGTTGTTCAGCCGGTTGAGATGGATGCCCGCGCGGAAGACCTGGGCATCCCGTTCGGCCAGCGCGCCGGGCGTGCCGACCTGGCCGCGCTCGGCCGCGTCCCGCATCAGGAACTCGGCCTCGTGGATCTTCACCTCGAGCCGCCGGTACACCCGGTCCAGGTGGTCCTGCTCCATGCTGATCTCTCGGTCGCGCACGGTGTCGTGCGCTGCGTCGTGAACCGAACCGACCGCGGAATCCTGTTGAGCCTGAGCGGCCACCGGGCCCCCTTCTGACGTGCTGGGCAGCCGTCAACCGTACGCGAAGGGAGCCCACTGGCGGAAGCCGGACCCGGCCGTCGGCCGGGCCGCCGCCCGCAGCGGCGGGGCGGACGGGGGCGGGGCGGGCCGTCAGGTGCGGGCGAGGGCGGCGCGGCGGCGGTGGCGGGCGACCCGTTCGCGGTTGCCGCAGACCTCGCTGGAGCACCAGCGGCGCCGCCGGCCCCGGGAGGTGTCCAGGTACACGAGGGGGCAGTTGTCGCCCGCGCACCGGCGCAGCGCGGCGCGCGCGGCGGGGTCCGTGAGCAGGTCCAGGGCGTCACGGGCGACGGCCGCGAGCAGCGCGGCGCGCTCGGGCGGGGCGGCCAGCGCCCGTACGAGGGCGCCGTCCGCGCCGCGCACGGCGCGCGGGGCGGGCGGGGCGGCGCGCGCGGTGTCGTTGACGCGGGCCAGGGCGAGCGCGAGGCCGTGGGCGCGCGGGTCGCGCGGGTCGCGCGGCGGTCCGTCCAGGTGCGCGTTCACCAGGTACGCCACCTGCCCGCGCAGTTCGCGGAAGGCCGCCGCCCAGGTGTGGTCGGCGTGCGCGAGGCCGGTGCCCGGCGGGACCAGGCCCGAGCCCGTGATCCAGGCGCGCAGCGGCGCGGGGGTGCCGAGCCGTTCCGCCGGGTGGGTGGTGGCGAGCAGGTCCAGACAGATCCGCCCGGTGTCGAAGCGCAGTTCGGGAAGGACCGTGGCCGTGTGCGGAGCCGTACCCAGTGCCATGTGCCTGTCACCGCCTAGGGGGCGACACCCCGGCCGGTCGCCGGACCGGGCGGCGGGGTGCTCGTCAGGGCTGGGGGAAGCGTTCCCTCCCACAGTGCCCGCCCGTCCCCCCGGCCGGAACCCCCCGCGCGTGGACGGCCGCGTATGCGCCCGCGCCTCTCGGCGATGGGCGCGGGCCGGGCGGGTGCGTTGACTGGACGGTATGACGGACATCGAGATCGGCGGCGGGGACGGGGTGCGGCGCGGCGCCGCGGCGGGCGTGCTGGGCGCAGCCGCCGTCGCCACCGGGCTGCTGGCGGGCGTCTGCTACGTCTTCGCCTGCGCGGTGATGCCCGCGCTGGCCCGCAGCGGCGACCGCACGTACGTCGAGGTCATGCGGGACGTCAACGACGTGATCCAGAACCCGCTCTTCCTCCTCGCCTTCCTCGGCGCCCCGCTGCTGACCGGCGTCTCGGCGTGGCAACTGCGCGGCACCCGGCCGCCCCGCCCGTGGGTGTGGGCGGCCCTGGCGGCGCACGTCCTCGCCTTCGCGGTCACCGCGGCGTGCAACGTCCCCCTCAACGACGCGCTGGCCCGCGCCACCGCCCCGGGCGCGGCCCGCGAGCACTTCGAGAACCCGTGGGCGGCCTGGAACGCCGTCCGGACCGTACTGGTGACACTGGCCCTGGCGTGCCTGGCACGGGCGCTGCTGCTGCGCGGGCGGGCGGAGCGGCGCGGGTGGGCGGGCGGCGGGCGGGGGTCGACGGGCGGGCCCGGGGACCGGCAGGCCGGGCCGCCGGGCCGAACAGGGGCCGTGCGGCGTCGGGGCGGCGGACCGTGCGGCGTGGGGAGACCGGCAGACGGCGCGGGCCGGCCGGCGGGCGGGCTCGCCGGGCCGAGCGGCGCGCGGGGCACGGCCGTGGGCCGACCGGCGGCCCGGCCCGCACCGGGGCCGTCGACCGGCGGGACGGCCAGGGGCCGCGGCCGGTGGACCGCACCGGACACGCCACCCCACGCGGACGACGCCCGGCCGAGGACGCCGCCCCGCCGGGCCGCCGGGCGTGGCGGGGACGCCGCCCCGCCGGGGACACGGCAGTGCGCGGGCGGCCGGGACTAGGGGCGGGGCCAGTCGTCCGTGTGCTTCGCGTCCGGCGTCGGGTCGAGGGCCAGCCGGTAACCGCGTTCGACCACCGTCCGGATCAGGTCGGGGTGTCCGAGTGCGGTGCGCAGGCGGGTCATGGCGGTCTCCACCGCGTGTTCGTCGCGGCCGGTGCCGGGCAGGGCGCGCAGCAGGTCGGCGCGGGAGACCACGCGGCCGGGGTGCCGCGCGAGCGCCCGCAGCAGCGCCGTACCGGCGGGCGGCACCGGCCTCAGGTCGTCGTCCACCAGCACCGCGTGCCCCCGGAGCTGCACGCGGTGCCCGGCGACCGGCAACGTCCGTGCCCGGCCCGGCAGTTCCCGGCACAGCACCTGCACCAGCGGCCCCAGCCGGAAGCGCTCGGGCTGCACCGTGGCCACCCCGTGCTCCTCCAGGGGCACGGCGGTCACCGGGCCGACGCACGCGGGCAGCACATCGTGGGCGAGCGCGGCCAGCAGCTCGGCCAGCAGCCCGCGTTCGGCGGCGCGGGACAGCAGGGACGCGGCGGCCGGGGCGCTGGTGAAGGTGAGCGCGTCGAGGCCGCGCGCGACGGTGGTGTCCAGCAGCCGGTCCAGCGGGCCGGGGTCCTCGGGCGGCAGCCACCGGTACACCGGCACCGGGACGACCTCGGCCCCGGCCGCCCGCAGCGCGTCCACGAACCCGGACAGCGGCTCCCCGTGCAGCTGCACGGCCACCCGCCGTCCGTCCACGCCCTGTTCGAGCAGCCGGTCCAGCACCTCGGCCATCGACTCCGAGGCCGGCGACCACTGCTCGGTCAGTCCGGCGGCCCGGATCGCGCCCTTGACCTTGGGCCCGCGGGCCAGCAGTTCCGCCTGCCGCAACCGGTCGAGCAGGGCCTCGCCCCGGCCCCAGCCGGCGGCGGCCTCCAGCCAGCCGCGGAAGCCGATCGCGGTGGTGGCGATCACGATGTCGGGCGCCCGGCCGACGATCTCCTCGGTGGCGGCCAGCAGTTCGCTGTCGTCGGCGAGCGGAACGATGCGCAGCGCGGGCGCATGCACGACGAGCGCGCCGCGCCGCCCGAGCAGCGCGCCCAGTTCGTCGGCGCGCCGCGCGGCCGTCACCCCCACGGTGAACCCGGCCAGGGGCCCGTGCCCCGGCTGCTGCTGTTCCTCGACCTCACTCATGGCTCATCGTCCCGTGCCCGCCTCGTCCTGCCTGCCGTGCCGTGCCGTATCTGACGCCGGAGCCGGGCGACACCGCGTGACAGGCCCGGCCCACCCGCCTGTCACCAGTGTCACGTGCCGACGCGGCGCCGCGGCCTCGCCCCCCCGGTCGGCGCCCGCCCTGCTCGCTTCGGGGCGGGGCGGGCCGAGGGCGGGCTTCGCGGGACCGGCCGCCCGCCCCCTCGCCGGGAGGCTCAGGACTTCTCCCCGCCCTTCCCGTCCCCCGCGCCCTCCGGGTTCTCCGGGTTCTGCGGGTTCTGCGGGTTCTGCGGGTTCTGCGGGTTCTCCGGGTTCTTGCCGGTGTCCTTCTCGCCGAGCTTGCCGATGTAGTCCTGGGCCTTGTCGACGGCGTTGTCGATCTTGTCGTGGTGCTTGCCGCCGGTCTTGTCGTCGATGAAGTCACCGGCCTTCTCCAGACCGGCGGAGATCTTGTCCCCGTGGGTCTCGGCCAGGTCCTCGACCTTGTCCTTGAGGTTCTTCAGGTTCTTGAGCTGTTCGAACATGTGCCTGACGTCCTTCTACAGCGGTGTAGTTGCCGAGACCTCATGTTCTCATCGCCGGGCGCGCCCCGGGTGCGGGCGGGGTCAGCCCTCCGCGTTCCCGGGGACCAGGCGGCGGACGTCCTCCAGCAGGCGGGGGCCGTGGAGATAGGCCGCCGCGCGGCCCGCGAGCCGCGCGTACTGCCCGGCGGTCAGCGGTGTCCGCGTCCGCACGAGCGTCCGCAGCAGCAGGCGCAGGGCCAGTTCCGGGTCGTAGAGCCAGGCGCAGTCGGTGAGGGCCTGGGCGGTCTCCGGGTCCAGGACGGCGGCGAACTCGCTCAGTTCACGGGTCGCCGGGCCGTTCCTGGCGCCGCCGCCCACCAGGTCGCCTCCGTCCAGCGGCGGCACGTCCAGGCCGGACAGCCGGGCGTCGCACTCCGCGACGACGGTCCGCAGCCACGCCTTGCCCGAGGCCCTCCCGGGGTCGTCCGCGGCGAAGAAGCCGGGGCCGAGCCCCGTACCGGCGCACCACAGCACCTCGCCCGTACGGCCGGGGAGGTGGTCCAGGAGCGCCTGCGCGTCCCGGCGGACGGCGAGCACCTCCCGGGGGTCGGACGCCTCGGCCAGCAGGCCGCGGACGGCGGCGACCGGCGCTTTCGTCCCGCCGGCCTCCCCGCCGCCCGTGCCGTATGTGCCGTATGTGCCGCCCCCGCCCTCCGGGGCGAAGGCGCGCATCAGCCGGCTCATGCCGAAGTCGCCGTCGGTGAAGCGCTCCGTCGGCGGGTCCGGCGGCGGCTCGTCGTCGACCAGGTACTGGACGGAGTCCACCACGAACTCACCGAGGCGCAGCGCCGCTCCGATCGCCTCCATCCGCGCGTACCGGTCCGGCGCCAGCCACGCGCCCGGAGTGCTGCGCAGGACGCGCAGCAGGATCCGGAACGCGAGGTCGGGGGTGCCGCGGCGGGCGCACTCGGTGAGCGCGTCCCGTACGTCCGCGGCCAGGAAGGACAGTCCCGCGATCTCGGCGACGACCGCCTCCTCCTGGTCCCGTCCGTCCTCCAGGTCGGCCCCGGACAGGGCGACCGGGTCCGTGACCGCGGACAGCCGTGCGTCGCACAGGGCGACGACCGTCCGCGTCCACGCGGTCCACTCGGCCGGCTCGGCACCGGGCAGGTACTCCGCGCCGGCCGACCACAGCGCTCCGACCGCCTCCGGGGCGAGGCCGTCCAGCAGGGTCAGGGCGTCACGCCGGACGGCCAGGATCTCCTGGTCGGCCTCCTCGGCGAAGTGGTTGGCCACCACCTCGACGGGGGTGTCCCCCGAGTGGCTCCCGTCCGCGTGGAAGAAGCCCATCACCCACGGCACACCGAACTCGAAGTCGGTGAAGCGCTGCATCTCGTTCCGCTTCCTTCCTGCTTCTTCCTACTTCGGGTACGCGGTGTACACGTAGTAGCCGTGCGGGTGGCCCTTGGCCCGCTTGAGCATGATGTAGAAGCCGTTGCCGGCGGCCTTCTCGGTGTTGTTGGCGTAGTAGACGGTGCCCAGGGAGTTCTTCGCCCCGAACGTACCGCTCCACTCCAGCTCCTGCTTCGACCCGCGCAGCCACTTGGCGATGGCGCCCGCCTTGCCGGCGATGGCGTAGTCGACGACCTGCTGGGCCGTCACGCCGTCGGAGAACACGCTGTTGGGCGTGTCCCGGCCGGCCTTGGCCGACTTGCCGGCGGCCAGGGCGACCGCCTCCGCCCTGCTCGGGTCCACGTGCTCGTCCAGGACGTGCGCGAGACCGGGGAACTTGCCCTCGTCGGCGATCAGGTCGTTGCAGTTGTGGACCAGGACCGGGGCGTCGCCCGCCACGGCGTAGAAGGTGTGCAGACCCGACACGGTCAGGTCGTACACGGTCCGGGGCGCGGCGGAGTCACGGCCGAGCAGCGCGGCCACCGTGCGCGTCCCGCCGTCCGGGGTGCGCAGCCGGTCCCCGGCGCGCAGGTCGGACGCGAGGGTCCAGCCGCGGCCGGTGACGTAGAAGCGGTGGCCCGGCGTGCTGGTGAGGTTGCCGCCGCCCGCCAGGGTGACGTCCAGCAGGTCCTCGGTGGTGTGCCGGAAGGTGCGTGTGACCGGCTCGGACCGGTTGCGTCCGGTGGCCGGGTCCGCGGCCAGGAGCCGGTCGCCCAGGCGCACGTCGCGGATCGGCTTGCGGCTCCCGTCGGCCAGGACGACGTCCGTGGTGCCGGGGAAGCTGTTGATCCGGCACGCCGTCCGCGCGTCCTCGTAGACGGACACCGTGCGCTCGATGTCGGCGAGCGTGTGCGCGTCCACGTCGAGGGCCTTCAGCGCCTTCAGCGCGTCGGAGACCCCGACGCCGGTGCGCAGCGCGGCGTCCACCCCGCGGATCGCCTCGGTGATCTTCGCGATGGGGCCGCCCAGCGGGAGCCAGGTGGCGGCCCAGGCGCAGTCGCCGTAGCTGCCGCTGCCGTCGCCCTTGACCTTGTGGTAGCAGCCGGTGAAGTCACCGACGACCGAGTCGAAGATGCCCTTCCACAGGTCCTTGGTCGCCTGCCACGAGGAGACCTTGACCGTCTTGGTCAGGCCCTTGATCGTCTGCGTGGTGAGGAAGACGGTGTCCTCGGCCGGGCAGCCGGACTCGGTGGCGGGGACATCGGGGTCGGTGCAGAGGTAGAAGCTGACGACCGCGTCGAAGTGCGCCTTGAACACCAGGTCGCAGGGCAGCCGCGAGCAGTCGTCCGGAAGGCGTTCCGGGTCCCCGCTCTGCTTGATCTCGTCG
The sequence above is drawn from the Streptomyces sp. SAT1 genome and encodes:
- a CDS encoding NAD-dependent malic enzyme, with amino-acid sequence MATAPSVSYSMTIRLEVPASGTAVSQLTTAVESSGGSVTGLDVTASGHEKLRIDVTIAATSTGHADEIVEQLRGIEGVTLGKVSDRTFLMHLGGKIEMQSKHPIRNRDDLSMVYTPGVARVCMAIAENPEDARRLTIKRNSVAVVTDGSAVLGLGNIGPKAALPVMEGKAALFKRFAGIDAWPICLDTQDTDAIVEIVKAIAPGFAGINLEDISAPRCFEIEARLREALDIPVFHDDQHGTAIVVLAALTNALRVVDKPIENVRVVMSGAGAAGTAILKLLLAAGVKNAVVADIHGVVHAGREDLVDAAPESALRWIADNTNPENLTGTLKEAVRGADVFIGVSAPNVLDGADVAAMADGAIVFALANPDPEVDPAVARRTAAVVATGRSDFPNQINNVLVFPGVFRGLLDAQSRTVNTEMMLAAAQALADVVTEGELNPNYIVPSVFNDKVAGAVAGAVREAAKAAGASATAGSAAGV
- a CDS encoding HelD family protein, which produces MAAQAQQDSAVGSVHDAAHDTVRDREISMEQDHLDRVYRRLEVKIHEAEFLMRDAAERGQVGTPGALAERDAQVFRAGIHLNRLNNEFEDFLFGRIDLLPGKDGKKGPDGAYTAVEPAEGAVREDNTADIAETLHIGRIGVLDEDYSPLVIDWRAPAAAPFYRSTPVDPGRVVRRRVIRSKGRRVLGVEDDLMRPELTARLDGRELPAVGDGALMAALGRARSHSMRDIVSSIQAEQDLVIRAPAASVTYVEGGPGTGKTAVALHRAAYLLYQDRRRYAGGILIVSPTPLLVAYTEGVLPSLGEEGQVAVRAIGSLVDGVEATVYDAPSVARAKGSYRMLKVLRKAARGALELGPGARGGARTSAGTPAHAPAGQLALGEDPEETEEAAEAAKIPAGPPTRLRVVAFGRRLELEAAELEHVRRTALGGTAPVNLLRPRARKLLLDALWEKSGAGTRHTDPELAAELRSSFDDDVTDEDSFIAFLDAWWPELTPRAVLAAMADERRLGRWARRVLNPGEVRKVARSLRRDGYSVHDIALLDELQAILGTPARPRKKRDLDPLDQLTGLEELMPVREESQRERAERLAQERVEYAHVIVDEAQDLTPLQWRMVGRRGRHATWTVVGDPAQSSWSDPDEAAEARDEALGTRPRRRFELTVNYRNPAEIAELAARVLALAMPGSRAPSAVRSTGVQPRFAVVRDSLAATVRAEAERLLERVEGTVGVVVAMNRREEARRWLAGLGDRVVALGSLEAKGLEYDASLVVSPAEIADESPAGLRVLYVALTRATQQLTVVSGERDEPDASGVPDLLRD
- a CDS encoding CGNR zinc finger domain-containing protein is translated as MALGTAPHTATVLPELRFDTGRICLDLLATTHPAERLGTPAPLRAWITGSGLVPPGTGLAHADHTWAAAFRELRGQVAYLVNAHLDGPPRDPRDPRAHGLALALARVNDTARAAPPAPRAVRGADGALVRALAAPPERAALLAAVARDALDLLTDPAARAALRRCAGDNCPLVYLDTSRGRRRRWCSSEVCGNRERVARHRRRAALART
- a CDS encoding anthrone oxygenase family protein, with translation MTDIEIGGGDGVRRGAAAGVLGAAAVATGLLAGVCYVFACAVMPALARSGDRTYVEVMRDVNDVIQNPLFLLAFLGAPLLTGVSAWQLRGTRPPRPWVWAALAAHVLAFAVTAACNVPLNDALARATAPGAAREHFENPWAAWNAVRTVLVTLALACLARALLLRGRAERRGWAGGGRGSTGGPGDRQAGPPGRTGAVRRRGGGPCGVGRPADGAGRPAGGLAGPSGARGTAVGRPAARPAPGPSTGGTARGRGRWTAPDTPPHADDARPRTPPRRAAGRGGDAAPPGTRQCAGGRD
- a CDS encoding uroporphyrinogen-III synthase, giving the protein MSEVEEQQQPGHGPLAGFTVGVTAARRADELGALLGRRGALVVHAPALRIVPLADDSELLAATEEIVGRAPDIVIATTAIGFRGWLEAAAGWGRGEALLDRLRQAELLARGPKVKGAIRAAGLTEQWSPASESMAEVLDRLLEQGVDGRRVAVQLHGEPLSGFVDALRAAGAEVVPVPVYRWLPPEDPGPLDRLLDTTVARGLDALTFTSAPAAASLLSRAAERGLLAELLAALAHDVLPACVGPVTAVPLEEHGVATVQPERFRLGPLVQVLCRELPGRARTLPVAGHRVQLRGHAVLVDDDLRPVPPAGTALLRALARHPGRVVSRADLLRALPGTGRDEHAVETAMTRLRTALGHPDLIRTVVERGYRLALDPTPDAKHTDDWPRP